The Salvia splendens isolate huo1 chromosome 20, SspV2, whole genome shotgun sequence nucleotide sequence TGGAGCAGGCGCTTAGGTTCGTGCTCATGAAGCACATTTTCCCCAAACGAGCCAGCAAACAACTCACAAGAAGAGCTGACATTAGATAGTCCATTGCGGTGAAACCCCCAATCCAAGTCATGCATATTGATGCAACCATTCAAGCTGACATGAGTTAAATGCCGACAACCAGCAAGTAACTCCTCTATCGACGACTGGCAGAGCATCCCATATGACAAGTCCAATTCACAGAGAGCTGGGAGGGCACTGCCTTTGTAAATAGGCTCCAACGATGTGTCACTAAGGTACTTGCATGCTTGCAATTTCAGAACCTATAAAATTTTAGTACAAGTTAACATGATTGTAAAAACATACCCGATGACTTCACAGGATAAAACATAACAACTGCTTCAACTAACAAAAGGAAGAATGGGGTTAGGGGATTCAGATGCAATAAAGTACTACCTTCAAATACAAGCAGGAGTCAAAGACAGGTTGCAGATTAACCAAAAAGGTGTACGACAAATCAAGGTAAGTCAAGTTGAGAAGGCAGCGCAAAGATGAAAGTCCATCAGGACCAACAGAGGGGCACGACATCAGGACCAATGTATCAATAAGCGGGCATGAAGATGCTGTCGCAGATAAGAAATCATCCTTCAGTTGGCTGCGCAAACCAATAGCGGAAAGAAAATTAGATGCATATGTATCAGCTTGATCTGCAAGAAAGGTTGCTAAAAACACATGGTAATTATTACGTAAACTCGCCTGCAGAAAGATGCATCCAGAGTTGTAAGAAGAGGGCAGTATATGTATGCTTCAGATAATACGCCACAACCCTTTAGTTCAAGTGAAACCATTAATGGCGCTTCAACATGGAGCGCGTTCAGTTTGGGGCATATTCCCATATTCAAAGACTTTAGACCAACCTGCAATGGATTCATATAATATACGGAAGGATGATAAGCAGAAAGCAAATAAAGTGTGAAACGTATCATTATAGCTTCGTTTAACTGTCACAGACGatatttttacaaagaaaatttCCTAAAGTGCCCAACAAGGAGGAAGCGAAAACATGGTAAGAGAAAAATTGCAATTATCAGTTAAGAATAAAAGAGGTTGAGGCTTTACAGAAGCAATCAATAAGATGATGACTTACAGGTGAAAATGATGCTTTCTCAAGATGATCACAGCCATCTAATGAGACATGCTCAAGGTAAGGACATTCAAGTTCAAGAGAGGTTATAGCACGGCAACCACCAAGTGAAAGACTGACCAAAGACGTACTGTGGAAGCTCACTGTTGTCAATCTCTGAAAAGGTAATGGACACAATCAGGTTTGATAGCATACTGTAGAAAGAATATAGACCTAGTAAAATTATGATGACAGACCTCACAGTTGTCAAGAACTAATGATCTCAACATTGTACAGCCTCCTCCACTACCGAAAACTTCACAAATTGAATTTGTCAAAGATTCGCATTCAGTGAGGTCCACTTCTTGCAAAGAATGGCATTGGAGGGCCAAGGTTGTTAAGCTTTCTTGCTTTTGCAAAACTAATTTCTGTGATTCAGTGAATGAAGTACACTCAGTACTGGGGCATGGATAACAACAAAAAGAAGAAAGCACTGGTTCACAGTGAGGAATTGCAATTTAcaacaaacaaatattttatgaaaataatggcATACTTTGAGTGCATTTGATGTAATACTGATTCGTTGGAGAGAGGGACAATTAGAAACTGTGATTGAAGACAGAACATTGCTCCTTAAATTCAAATCAACAAATCTGCAAAGATGCAATCAATTAGTCATTTTCTGAAGAAAAAAACATATGACAAAGTTCATGTGAAAGAGTGCAACATACTTCCGGCAGTGTACAAGCCTTATGTTCTTCAGTCGTTGCAGATCCAAAGATACTGATGTCAGCAGACTGCAGTTATCAAGCTCCAGAACCTACAAACAAAGTATAGGGAGCATCAGCAAACTTGATAATATAGCCTATTTTATCGCATACCATAACAATTACAAATTGTTGAAATACATAAGACGAGAGGGTATTCAAACCTCAAGCAGCGAACTAGAAGCTATTGCAACCATTGAAGCCGATGTTATACCCTCACAGCTGTGAAGTTTCAGAACTGTCAACATATTGAGCCTCACAGACTGCAAAGGGTAATGACATGTTAGATGACATACATCtgtatatactagtatatactAAATAGAATTGGATATACAAACAAAAAGGAGAAGAAGGGAGGTACCAGATAGAACTTACTTCAAGAGAGATGTTTGGGCAGTATGAAGCATCAAGAATACGGAGATGTACACAATGCTGAGCTATTCCTTGTAGTGTCTCATCACTGACACATGAACAATTGGACATGTCCAAAGACTCCAAGAGTGGGCACGATGTCACAGCTGAGCGGATAGCAGCATCTGAAAGCTTGTGACAGGAAGCAATATCAAGCTCACGCAAAAGGGGACAGTTGAGCACTGCATGTGGCATACTACTCCGCTTTAGGGACAAGGTCTCGAGAAGGGGACACCTGCAAAATATGATTTATAAATGCCGGAACACTTAACGAGGAACTTGAAAACAGAAACAGAATTATTTAGCACCTGATAGAGATGCGAACCACACGGCATTTCACTATCTGAAGATCATGCAATCTTTCATGATGAATGGGGGTTTCCTGAATGCCATTACCTAACGTAGCATCATTGATGGTTAAACTCTTCAACATATGGCAATCTGTCAATGATTGGAAAAAGGTTTCCCCCAACTGGCCTTTGCCCAAGGTCAAAATCTCAAGATTTCTGTTCAAAattataatgataaaaaaagttATCCAAACTGTTCTATATTACAAGTTTGTAAGGTAAAATCAGAATCCAGTTTACCTCAGTGAAGAGATGGCTGTCATCACTAGTGGATGGATAGCAGGGGTACCGTAAATATTCACTCCAGTAGCATTGGGATATCGATGACACATGTCCTCAACTGATACATGAAAAGGGTCATGAAAGTTAATTTGACCAAAAATTGAGACACCGGGTAGTAGCCAAGAGAAGGAAATAATCTAGTCATAATTCATGGCAAGTGCGCTTTTTCAGCACAAGGATTCTTCGTTTGAACATAAACAGCAGATATTTAATCAAACATATATTTTAACTATCAGATAGGCTTCAGGTTCATGCCAACTGCTGAAAGGATTTACAGTATAGATTCCAGAGAATAAGTAGATGAACTTTCCCACCAACTGTCATAAGTAACTCCCCCAATAGCAGAAGCCACAGTCCAACATATCTTTATTTGTCTTTCTCACTTGGTCACAGCATTTGGTAGTCGATGCTCCAGAGATGACAAGtgaattcaaattcaatgtTAACGGATTTATTCAACAAAATTGTCATAATGCATGAGGtttgaatataataattaaCTAGACCGAGACCTCATTCTCAGTTAAAAAATAGTCTAAAAAGCTTGTGATCTGAAACTTAAGTTACATAACCTGTTTTTCCATACATTCAGTAGAATTGTGAATAATTTTGTCCATGACAAGGATAATAACTAACTTGAGATCTCAGTTAAATTGAAAGCCTAGAAACGTGTCTAGTCAAACTTAAGTTACAAAAAATGT carries:
- the LOC121782280 gene encoding F-box/LRR-repeat protein 15-like, encoding MRICCFRFSFFGEEEEESDSVIVCNLCYFCRRNKEGNCLLGNAIEDMDNNDSELGFWANFHSDGSGSGLRVDGERANEETTEMFDLDGESNKESEDLPLWLNEVKTQRADGASGSQELKVDVSLNLGLGGDPSSSTTMVATGRDSSDRDLQNKRPKVHSFSLDWGTQFLNEFHYLHPHHYKFDDGDLPDSTISGVDATNNIDADRMDDMEVRMDLTDDLLHMVFSFLEHIDLCRAARVCRQWRDASSHEDFWRYLNFENRYISVQQFEDMCHRYPNATGVNIYGTPAIHPLVMTAISSLRNLEILTLGKGQLGETFFQSLTDCHMLKSLTINDATLGNGIQETPIHHERLHDLQIVKCRVVRISIRCPLLETLSLKRSSMPHAVLNCPLLRELDIASCHKLSDAAIRSAVTSCPLLESLDMSNCSCVSDETLQGIAQHCVHLRILDASYCPNISLESVRLNMLTVLKLHSCEGITSASMVAIASSSLLEVLELDNCSLLTSVSLDLQRLKNIRLVHCRKFVDLNLRSNVLSSITVSNCPSLQRISITSNALKKLVLQKQESLTTLALQCHSLQEVDLTECESLTNSICEVFGSGGGCTMLRSLVLDNCERLTTVSFHSTSLVSLSLGGCRAITSLELECPYLEHVSLDGCDHLEKASFSPVGLKSLNMGICPKLNALHVEAPLMVSLELKGCGVLSEAYIYCPLLTTLDASFCSQLKDDFLSATASSCPLIDTLVLMSCPSVGPDGLSSLRCLLNLTYLDLSYTFLVNLQPVFDSCLYLKVLKLQACKYLSDTSLEPIYKGSALPALCELDLSYGMLCQSSIEELLAGCRHLTHVSLNGCINMHDLDWGFHRNGLSNVSSSCELFAGSFGENVLHEHEPKRLLQNLNCVGCPNIKKVVIPSTARCVHLSSLNLSLSSNLKEVDISCCNLLFLNLSNCNSLEILKLDCPRLTTLFLQSCSIDEEAVETAITHCNVLETLDVRFCPKISPMSMGTLRVACPSLKRIFSSLATI